Below is a window of Pleurodeles waltl isolate 20211129_DDA chromosome 4_1, aPleWal1.hap1.20221129, whole genome shotgun sequence DNA.
gttccagtaagccaatgtaaattggtaaaattggtcactagcctgttagtgacaatttgtacagagagagcataaccactgaggttctggttagcagagcctcagtgagacagttaggcaccacacagggaacacatacatataggccacaaacttatgagcactggggtcctgactagcagggtcccagtgacacataacaaacatactgaaaacctagggttttcactatgagcactgggccctggctggcaggatcccagtgagacagtgaaaacaccctgacatacactcacaaacaggccaaaagtgggggtaacaaggctagaaagaggttactttttcacaggcgcacagcctgatgggcgcagttttttaacgcctgggtcagggcaggcgttaagggacctgtgggctcgaaaggagcccagaggtgccctcccctgccccaagggacaccccctgccaccattgcccaccccaggaggacacccaaggatggagggacccatcccagggaagtaaagttcgggtaagtatttttttcagatttttttgtggcataggggggcctgatttgggcccccctacatgccactatgcccaatgaccataagtcccctgggcatggccattgggcaagggggcatgactcctgtctttgctaagacaggagtcatgtcaatggaggttgggagtaaaaaaaaatgacgcaaatccggtttgaggcctgaattttgccccagacttgacttgcaccattttttgacgcacaactcccattttcccatacgccggcgctgcctggtgcgagtcattttttttaacgcacaccagtccgcagtgccaactaacgtcattccataaataaggtgcccgcatggcgcgttggaatggcgttagccggtggtaacatttttgacgcacaactgcgttggcgcatttgtgcgtcaaaaagtataaatatgggcccaaatcttagTCACACTTGTGCCGCCATGCGCCAATTAGCAGATTTTGCCCAGAATTCTGCTTTAAAGAGTAACGCAGAGTGGgaaaaattctgccaattccatgGGCGGAATAGAGTATTATGCCCACCCGTACATTTCAGGAACATGTGCCTGTATGCACAACAAAGCTCAGCTCCTCACATTGCCCTTTTCTTAAATAGTCATCTCAATCTTAAATAGTCAGAGCTCCAGAGGCGTGTGCTGAAACTACCAGGGTCCATTCACATTTCACTGTTAGGGGCCTTAACCACCTGTTTGTCTTGTAACTGGTTGACACACATTGTATCAGTGTATGGCCTGGTGAGATCCTGAAGTTTATAACCCAGCGTGAAATGTCTTAACAACACCACAAGTGGATGTAAACATTCAGGGATCTGCTATTCCTTACATGGGGCCAAAGACCATTTGAGGATCAAAATCATGCTCCACAGTTGAGGTTTCCTTCCTTAGTACTAAGGAAAGATgtttttcagacagaccacagactgaAACTAGTATTTCAGAAAACAGAAATGGCTCATTCATTGCAGTTCTTTCCCTTCTATTGTTTTGAATAATATATTGTAGTGTTGACGCAGGAATTTGAAACAACAGATtaatgtaatgcctacctgatgaTAAATGTATTCAAAGTTAACTAAAGCTGAGGTGTACTTGGTCTTCATTAAAGCTAAGACAACCCTAAGCACAGTATTTGGAATGTGCTCAGCTGTAAAGTAGCAGTGGTCTAAGTTCATACTCACTAAAATTGCCTGAATTTTTGTTTCTGGTGCAACATGATAAGTATCAAGAAAGAAAGAGTTCTAAGTTTTAATGCAAGTGAATATTAAAAGTAACTTCTCAGCTAGAGGTTGTACAGTGAAACCTCTAATCCTTATGAATGAGAGCCCATTATACTGTCTTTCCGTTCCCTTTAGGTCTCCTTAAGAGCTTAGCATGGACTGAGGGAACCAGAGCTTGGTGACTGAGTTCATCATTGAAGGATTTCCTGTGACAAGGCAGGCAGGGATAGTGCTCTTTGTGACTTTCCTTACCATCTACCTGATCACTCTTGCTTCCAACGGGCTCATCATTGCAGTGGTACGTACAGACTCTCGTCTCCACTCCCCTATGTACTACTTCCTCTGTAACTTGTCCTTTCTGGACATTGCTTTCTTATCGACAAACGTCACTACCTGCTTGAATGGCTTCCTCTACAGACCAAACATTGTTCCGTACTCTGCGTGCGTTGCACAGATGTACATTGGCCTCACCCTGGGAATCACCCAATGTATTCTTCTGGCTGTTATGGCCTGGGACCGCTATGTCGCCATCTGCAAGCCCCTGAACTACCATAGCATAGTCAACAAAGCTGTGTGCATCAGACTCAGTGTCGCTACCATCCTCATCGGGCTCCTCCTCTCCATGGTGCAGGTCTTTCCCACAGACACCGTGCCCTTCTGGGGGCACAACAAGATCGACCATTTCATCTGTGAATTGGCCCCTGTCCTCCATCTGGCATGTGTGGATATCCGCTTGCAGCAGCTGGTAATCCTTGTAGTCTCCGTTGGAGTTATAATAGGTCCTGTGTTGTTGATCACCTTCTCGTACCTTCCCATCTTCTCCACCATCATGAGGACGAAGGCGTCCTGCAGGCTCAAGGCATTCTCTACGTATGGCTCTCACCTGACGGTGGTCATCCTCTTCTACGGGGGCATCATCGTGATGAACATGTTTCCCAAGTCAATCATCTCAACGGAAGACCAAAAGATCTTCACTCTCCTTTATGGTTTGGTGACACCGGTCCTTAACCCGCTGATCTACACTCTGCGAAACAAGGAGGTGAAAGGAGCAATGAAGAAGCTTATCAGCATCCGAGGCACCTGGCAGGGGTCAAAGTCTTAAACATGAGATGACAACCGAGGGATGTCCTCTGTGCAAAGTCATCAAAGTGGGAGCATTTCTGCACACTTGGGAGCATCTCCAGATGCACAGAGtcctgcatctcgttttcctttaacacAGGACCCTTGAACTTACTACAGATAGACGTGGCTGTTCCTCCCCTCATCCCTGGGCACGTCTCCTAGACACCTCCGTAGTTCCCTCTTGAGggggcacaacacaacacacccTTCCTCTAGTAGACACCTTGCTCCCTGTCCAGCTGATTCCCATCTTTAATTCTCAATTAGATATTTCTGCATCAAATCACTGAACATTTGTAAAAACATGAAACGTTTCTGTCACCAACAGCGAGGATGAGTTCACGGCCATGAATTTACAAGAAATGCAAACCAGATTGTACATAACCTCCGTTGTTTACCCATCAGAATATTACATGGTCTCGTCTCTTTAGCCAGAGACATCCTGAATAGGAGAGAGGATGCACAATCTGACAAGCGACTGCATAGTTAGTGGGAATGAGGCCTTTCTCGAGCCGGCCACGGAGACAAAAGGGTCAAGAAATTGTGGTAGGGTGGGGGCCATCTTGTAAGGGGGTGCAAAATGTGTGAGATGTTTGAaaggaagggccatatttatactttttgacgcaaaactgcgctaacgcagttttgcgcccaaaaaatttgcgccggctaacgccattctgaagcgccatgcgggcgcgtatttattgaatggcgttagccggcgttagccgaccggcactgcctgatgtgcgtgaaaaaaatccacgtacaccaggcagcgccggcgtagggaaaaatggcgttcgggcgtccaaaaatggggcaagtcaggctgaggcaaaaaaaacatcttaacccgatttgcgccatttttttttggtgcccagacgcc
It encodes the following:
- the LOC138288393 gene encoding olfactory receptor 2K2-like; the encoded protein is MSLPGFPSKGGDRRERCLSEPLGEGLWVRTRIPLTPTRQAGIVLFVTFLTIYLITLASNGLIIAVVRTDSRLHSPMYYFLCNLSFLDIAFLSTNVTTCLNGFLYRPNIVPYSACVAQMYIGLTLGITQCILLAVMAWDRYVAICKPLNYHSIVNKAVCIRLSVATILIGLLLSMVQVFPTDTVPFWGHNKIDHFICELAPVLHLACVDIRLQQLVILVVSVGVIIGPVLLITFSYLPIFSTIMRTKASCRLKAFSTYGSHLTVVILFYGGIIVMNMFPKSIISTEDQKIFTLLYGLVTPVLNPLIYTLRNKEVKGAMKKLISIRGTWQGSKS